The proteins below are encoded in one region of Panulirus ornatus isolate Po-2019 chromosome 4, ASM3632096v1, whole genome shotgun sequence:
- the LOC139765560 gene encoding uncharacterized protein isoform X2 gives MERVRQIMTRHLARGLTAAATRDCTGLPSRFSSFRAASAPCLSKAATLPAAPVMAARRVVTSPAPVTTEDATVERPIAAEVPGKAEGWMYPLDDIQLMFDEGHRRGTRLSVPLLTLSSAAPLSAEVVQRAFAHLSRKSFLHQLCLREREGRRWWYRSKTLPLDFKVLEDQPDKLKMVDQLLQERFMEEAPLLKMRFIPAADDNVCPIPELQERFPYKSYFSPISHHGIMDGTTSLTIVQKFIDLLNDVVDGRPINDEILFGEFVSNEEILKQDLLIKEQLLKDPERLAELEKYIRRANKTPTLLKAFPRPENVQPASKQIMLPIQSDVLQNFMRNCKIAGVTFSTAFQALINTVMVEMVRDAGVEDDSHDISINVSTDLRRYMKPRRSYTLGFHLRGMTSVVSTHKNVRQHFWEYARNYNQTLKKNLKSGMVFEEEVARQILMPRVSPTALYDGPFEVTRDYGISSMPKVQHGLLGEGKHVQLANLRQSTNVHLCLYPQLHMVYMFRGFVHIYDQLRHGLHR, from the exons ATGGAAAGAGTGAGGCAAATCATGACGCGCCACCTGGCTCGGGGACTGACCGCCGCTGCCACACGGGACTGTACGGGCCTTCCTTCCAGGTTCTCCTCCTTCAGGGCGGCGTCGGCGCCTTGCCTGAGCAAGGCTGCCACCCTCCCAGCAGCACCAGTGATGGCTGCCCGACGTGTTGTGACCTCTCCCGCCCCAGTAACGACCGAGGATGCTACAGtagagag GCCGATCGCTGCTGAGGTCCCAGGAAAGGCAGAGGGTTGGATGTATCCGCTGGACGACATCCAGCTGATGTTCGACGAGGGACACAGGAGAGGCACCCGCCTTTCAGTCCCACTTCTCACCCTCAGCTCCGCCGCCCCGCTCAGCGCCGAGGTGGTTCAGCGAGCGTTCGCTCACCTTTCCCG GAAGTCCTTCCTCCACCAGCTGTGTCTGAGGGAGCGAGAGGGTCGCCGCTGGTGGTACAGAAGCAAAACCCTCCCACTCGATTTCAAG GTGTTGGAGGACCAACCAGACAAGTTGAAGATGGTCGACCAACTACTCCAAGAACGGTTCATGGAGGAAGCGCCTCTCTTGAAGATGCGGTTCATCCCCGCCGCTGACGACAACGTCTGTCCCATCCCGGAACTGCAGGAGAGGTTCCCCTACAAGTCTTACTTTTCCCCGATCAGTCACCACGGCATCATGGATGGCACAACCTCACTTACGATAGTACAAAAATTCATCGACTTGCTCAATGACGTTGTTGATGGCCGTCCAATTAACGACGAAATATTGTTTGGCGAATTTGTTTCGAATGAAGAGATATTGAAGCAAGATCTCTTGATCAAGGAGCAGCTGTTGAAGGATCCTGAGCGTCTGGCGGAGCTGGAAAAGTATATCCGTAGAGCCAACAAGACCCCGACTCTTCTGAAAGCTTTTCCTCGTCCCGAGAACGTTCAGCCGGCCTCCAAACAGATCATGCTGCCGATACAGAGCGACGTGCTTCAGAATTTTATGCGCAACTGCAAAATCGCCGGAGTCACCTTCAGCACCGCGTTTCAAGCGCTGATCAACACAGTCATGGTGGAGATGGTCAGGGACGCTGGAGTTGAAGATGACTCTCATGACATATCCATCAACGTGAGCACAGACCTGCGACGCTACATGAAGCCCAGGCGTTCATATACCTTAGGCTTTCATCTTCGTGGTATGACTTCTGTAGTCAGCACCCATAAAAATGTCCGCCAACACTTCTGGGAATATGCGAGGAACTACAATCAGACGCTGAAAAAGAATCTCAAATCTGGAATGGtgtttgaggaggaggtggcccgGCAGATACTCATGCCGAGAGTATCTCCAACGGCGCTCTACGACGGTCCTTTTGAGGTGACACGCGACTATGGAATTAGCTCCATGCCCAAAGTCCAGCACGGTTTATTGGGGGAGGGGAAGCACGTCCAACTAGCCAACTTACGTCAGAGTACCAACGTCCATTTGTGTCTGTACCCTCAGCTCCATATGGTGTACATGTTTCGCGGCTTCGTGCATATATACGATCAGTTACGCCACGGACTACATCGCTGA
- the LOC139765568 gene encoding uncharacterized protein — protein sequence MNTSVFKVMDDHDDCYFDSSDDEDIISSSKYISSDEDDEKFIATLKSTKNSKRVMNRDDEKDDFEREMASELSLTMQHLVASFVKKKPESSNSEKRNSQELNDRIRDKKKDPEETSEFYDDIYFDSDESETEVAEDISNISRTRRKKEKRRILSNDELFYDPTLDDQDQEWVDRKRRSYQLKKKRHNNETGMPSLPQPLPQSDAVLNCPACLTTLCMDCQRHEIYHNQYRAMFVFNCNVDMSERLKFPTKGQKKKNFLRNKRKNRDKQQLLQEDAQSSLVSCGMPPVQPDCDATPQELVQVDEMEDQETAHRKNDGGHSIASTTKDGTGADSIDKPSSTLKEPFFESSTENEVFYPVTCKICNTKVAVYDMDEVYHFFNIITSY from the exons ATGAATACATCAGTGTTTAAAGTCATGGATGACCATGACGACTGTTACTTCGActccagtgatgatgaagacattATCAGCAGCTCGAAGTACATCAG ctctgatgaagatgatgagaaaTTTATTGCAACACTAAAATCCACAAAAAATTCAAAGAGAG TCATGAACAGGGATGATGAGAAGGATGACTTTGAAAGAGAAATGGCATCAGAGTTGTCGCTTACCATGCAACATCTTGTTGCATCCTTTGTCAAGAAAAAGCCAGAGTCAAGCAACAGTGAGAAAAGAAACAGCCAAGAGTTAAATGATAGAATTAGGGACAAGAAGAAAGACCCAGAAGAGACATCAGAATTTTACGATGATATTTATTTTGACTCTGATGAATCTGAAACTGAAG TTGCTGAGGATATAAGTAATATTTCAAGGaccagaaggaagaaagaaaaacgacGTATTCTGTCTAACGATGAGCTCTTTTATGATCCAACATTAGATGATCAAGACCAGGAATGGGTAGACAGGAAGAGGAGGTCATATCAACTTAAAAAGAAAAG ACACAATAATGAGACAGGCATGCCAAGCTTGCCTCAGCCATTGCCACAAAGTGATGCTGTGTTGAACTGTCCAGCATGTCTCACTACACTCTGCATGGATTGTCAGAG ACATGAGATTTATCATAATCAGTATCGAGCAATGTTTGTGTTCAACTGTAATGTTGACATGAGTGAGAGACTGAAGTTTCCAACAAAAGgccaaaaaaagaagaattttcttagaaacaaaaggaaaaacagaGATAAGCAGCAGCTACTGCAAGAGGATGCACAGAGCTCACTAGTCAGCTGTGGAATGCCACCAGTGCAGCCAGATTGTGATGCAACTCCCCAAGAACTCGTGCAAGTTGATGAGATGGAAGACCAAGAAACTGCACATAGGAAGAACGATGGGGGTCACAGCATTGCTTCAACTACCAAAGATGGTACAGGTGCTGATAGCATTGATAAACCATCCTCTACCCTAAAAGAGCCTTTCTTTGAAAGTAGtacagaaaatgaagtgttttacccTGTGACATGTAAGATTTGCAATACAAAGGTGGCAGTTTATGATATGGATGAAGTATATCACTTTTTCAACATTATAACTAGTTATTAA
- the LOC139765560 gene encoding uncharacterized protein isoform X1, protein MKVGLRLPANAQVVFQERMERVRQIMTRHLARGLTAAATRDCTGLPSRFSSFRAASAPCLSKAATLPAAPVMAARRVVTSPAPVTTEDATVERPIAAEVPGKAEGWMYPLDDIQLMFDEGHRRGTRLSVPLLTLSSAAPLSAEVVQRAFAHLSRKSFLHQLCLREREGRRWWYRSKTLPLDFKVLEDQPDKLKMVDQLLQERFMEEAPLLKMRFIPAADDNVCPIPELQERFPYKSYFSPISHHGIMDGTTSLTIVQKFIDLLNDVVDGRPINDEILFGEFVSNEEILKQDLLIKEQLLKDPERLAELEKYIRRANKTPTLLKAFPRPENVQPASKQIMLPIQSDVLQNFMRNCKIAGVTFSTAFQALINTVMVEMVRDAGVEDDSHDISINVSTDLRRYMKPRRSYTLGFHLRGMTSVVSTHKNVRQHFWEYARNYNQTLKKNLKSGMVFEEEVARQILMPRVSPTALYDGPFEVTRDYGISSMPKVQHGLLGEGKHVQLANLRQSTNVHLCLYPQLHMVYMFRGFVHIYDQLRHGLHR, encoded by the exons atgaaggttggtctgcggcttCCTGCTAATGCCCAGGTGGTGTTCCAGGAGAGGATGGAAAGAGTGAGGCAAATCATGACGCGCCACCTGGCTCGGGGACTGACCGCCGCTGCCACACGGGACTGTACGGGCCTTCCTTCCAGGTTCTCCTCCTTCAGGGCGGCGTCGGCGCCTTGCCTGAGCAAGGCTGCCACCCTCCCAGCAGCACCAGTGATGGCTGCCCGACGTGTTGTGACCTCTCCCGCCCCAGTAACGACCGAGGATGCTACAGtagagag GCCGATCGCTGCTGAGGTCCCAGGAAAGGCAGAGGGTTGGATGTATCCGCTGGACGACATCCAGCTGATGTTCGACGAGGGACACAGGAGAGGCACCCGCCTTTCAGTCCCACTTCTCACCCTCAGCTCCGCCGCCCCGCTCAGCGCCGAGGTGGTTCAGCGAGCGTTCGCTCACCTTTCCCG GAAGTCCTTCCTCCACCAGCTGTGTCTGAGGGAGCGAGAGGGTCGCCGCTGGTGGTACAGAAGCAAAACCCTCCCACTCGATTTCAAG GTGTTGGAGGACCAACCAGACAAGTTGAAGATGGTCGACCAACTACTCCAAGAACGGTTCATGGAGGAAGCGCCTCTCTTGAAGATGCGGTTCATCCCCGCCGCTGACGACAACGTCTGTCCCATCCCGGAACTGCAGGAGAGGTTCCCCTACAAGTCTTACTTTTCCCCGATCAGTCACCACGGCATCATGGATGGCACAACCTCACTTACGATAGTACAAAAATTCATCGACTTGCTCAATGACGTTGTTGATGGCCGTCCAATTAACGACGAAATATTGTTTGGCGAATTTGTTTCGAATGAAGAGATATTGAAGCAAGATCTCTTGATCAAGGAGCAGCTGTTGAAGGATCCTGAGCGTCTGGCGGAGCTGGAAAAGTATATCCGTAGAGCCAACAAGACCCCGACTCTTCTGAAAGCTTTTCCTCGTCCCGAGAACGTTCAGCCGGCCTCCAAACAGATCATGCTGCCGATACAGAGCGACGTGCTTCAGAATTTTATGCGCAACTGCAAAATCGCCGGAGTCACCTTCAGCACCGCGTTTCAAGCGCTGATCAACACAGTCATGGTGGAGATGGTCAGGGACGCTGGAGTTGAAGATGACTCTCATGACATATCCATCAACGTGAGCACAGACCTGCGACGCTACATGAAGCCCAGGCGTTCATATACCTTAGGCTTTCATCTTCGTGGTATGACTTCTGTAGTCAGCACCCATAAAAATGTCCGCCAACACTTCTGGGAATATGCGAGGAACTACAATCAGACGCTGAAAAAGAATCTCAAATCTGGAATGGtgtttgaggaggaggtggcccgGCAGATACTCATGCCGAGAGTATCTCCAACGGCGCTCTACGACGGTCCTTTTGAGGTGACACGCGACTATGGAATTAGCTCCATGCCCAAAGTCCAGCACGGTTTATTGGGGGAGGGGAAGCACGTCCAACTAGCCAACTTACGTCAGAGTACCAACGTCCATTTGTGTCTGTACCCTCAGCTCCATATGGTGTACATGTTTCGCGGCTTCGTGCATATATACGATCAGTTACGCCACGGACTACATCGCTGA